In the genome of Crassaminicella thermophila, the window AATCCTTGTGATTCATGTAAGGGAGCAAGATTAAAAAAAGAAGTTTTATCCGTAAAAATTTGCGGCAAAAATATAGCACAAGTAACAGAGTTTTCTATTAGGGAAGCAAGAGACTTTTTTAATAATTTGGTTCTTTCTGAAAAAAAGGAAATGATTGCAAAGCAGATTCTTAAAGAAATAAATGAAAGATTAGGCTTTTTAGTAGATGTAGGATTAGACTATTTGACTTTATCTCGTTCAGCTGGAACATTATCAGGTGGAGAATCTCAAAGAATTAGATTAGCAACCCAAATTGGCTCAAGCTTGGTTGGGGTTTTATATATTCTAGATGAGCCAAGTATTGGACTACATCAAAAGGATAATGAAAAGCTTATTAAAACCCTTAGAAATCTAACAAATTTAGGAAATACCCTTATTGTTGTCGAGCATGATGAGGATACCATGTATGCAGCAGATTATATTATTGATATTGGTCCAGGTGCAGGAGAACATGGAGGAAAGATTGTAGCAGCAGGAACAGTAGATGAAATTATTAAATGTGAAAATTCAATTACAGGTCAATATCTATCGGGGAAGAAAAAGATTGAAGTTCCAAAGGAGAGAAGAAAACCAAACGGAAAATGGATAGAGGTAGTGGGAGCTAGGGAAAATAATCTAAAAAATATCAATGTAAAGTTTCCATTAGGAGTATTTACTTGTGTAACAGGGGTTTCTGGTTCAGGAAAGAGTACTTTAGTCAATGAGATTTTTTACAAAAGACTTGCCATGGAGCTTCATAGAGCCAAACAAAAACCTGGAAGTCATAAAGACATAAAGGGAATTAAGCATATCGATAAAGTAATTGATATTGACCAATCTCCTATTGGTAGAACCCCAAGATCAAATCCAGCAACTTATACAGGTGTATTTGATTTAATAAGAGATCTTTTTGCAAAGGTTCCAGAAGCAAAGATTAGGGGGTATCAAAAGGGAAGATTCAGCTTTAATGTAAAGGGGGGAAGATGTGAGGCTTGTAGAGGAGACGGAATTATTAAAATAGAGATGCATTTTTTACCAGATGTTTATGTTCCTTGTGATGTATGCAAAGGAAAGAGATATAATAGAGAAACTTTAGAAGTAAAATATAAGGGAAAATCTATATCAGATGTATTGGAGATGACTGTTGAAGAAGCATTAAAGTTTTTTGAAAATGTTCCAGGGATAAAAAGAAAGCTATCTACTTTATATGAAGTAGGATTAGGATATATAAAACTAGGACAACCATCTACCCAGCTATCCGGTGGGGAAGCCCAAAGGGTGAAATTAGCAACAGAGCTTAGCAAACGAAGCACTGGAAAAACATTATATATTTTAGATGAACCTACTACAGGACTTCATATTGCAGATATTCATAAATTAATAGGAGTACTAAACAGGCTTGTTGAAGGAGGAAATACTGTTTTAGTAATTGAGCATAATCTTGATGTGATAAAGGCATGTGACTATATTATTGATTTAGGACCAGATGGAGGGGATAGAGGGGGTCAAGTTGTAGGAGTAGGAACTCCAGAAGAAATTTCAAAACTTCCTCAGTCTTATACAGGTATTTACCTAAAGAAAATATTAGAAAAAGCCTAGATTTTCTAGGCTTTTATTCTTCTATCTTAAATAGTTCTACCGTTTTTTGAAGATTTTCTGCAAGTGATTTTAAATTATTTGAATTTGTTGAAATACTTTCTACGGCTGCAAGCTGTTCTTCTGTTGAAGCAGATACTTGCTGGGTGGCAGCTGATGTTTGCTGAGCCATAGCTGAAATATTTGAAATAATATCTAATATTTTATTTTTTTTCTCTTCCATATTTTTATTGTATTCTTTGATTTGAGAAACTTTTTCTGTTAAAGACTGGATAGAATGTAATGTTTGATTAAAAACTTTTTCTGTTTCTTTTACGGATTCATCTTGTTTTTGAACTATTTCTTTTGCTTTTATCATTGTGGTAACTGCTGTTTTTGACTGGGTTTGAATGTTTGTAATTAAATCTTTTATCTCATCTGCTGCTTTTGAAGATTGTTCTGCAAGCTTTCGTATTTCTTCAGCAACAACAGAAAAACCTCTGCCTGATTCGCCTGCTCTTGCAGCTTCGATTGCAGCATTTAATGCTAATAAATTTGTTTGTTCTGCAATTTGTGCAATGGTTTCTGTAATAATGCCGATTTCTTCTGAACTTTTATCTACTTTTAAAACAATGTCATTTACATGCATAGCAGCTTCACTGTTTTCGTTGTTTTTTTCTATTAGAACTTTTACTGTATTTAAGCCTTGATTGCTTAATTGATCTGCTTCTTTTGTAATTGTTTCTATATCTTCTGTAGATGCTAAAACCAACTCAATATTATCTGCTAATTCTTTTGTATTGACAGCACTATTTTCTGTATCTTTTGCTTGTACACTAGTACTTTTT includes:
- the uvrA gene encoding excinuclease ABC subunit UvrA, encoding MSKNSIFVKGAKEHNLKNIDIEIPRDKFVVMTGLSGSGKSSLAFDTIYAEGQRRYVESLSAYARQFLGQMEKPDVDYIEGLSPAISIDQKTTSRNPRSTVGTVTEIYDYLRLLFARVGTPYCPICGIEISQQTVDQIVDKIMELPERTKIQILAPIVRGRKGEHVKILENIRKEGYVRVRIDGQIKELYDEIKLEKNKKHTIEVVIDRIIVKEGIKNRLADSIETTLSLSEGLVVVNVIDGEDLTFSTKFSCPEHGIGIEELEPRMFSFNSPYGACSDCNGIGYIRKIDPDLVIPNPSLSIKEGGIAPMANSEEGTYYFEMINALAKEHDLDLDTPIEKLPKAFIDELLYGTGDRYIEFKYESKFGGIRQYKAPFEGIINNLSRRYKETNSDYMREKIEEFMALNPCDSCKGARLKKEVLSVKICGKNIAQVTEFSIREARDFFNNLVLSEKKEMIAKQILKEINERLGFLVDVGLDYLTLSRSAGTLSGGESQRIRLATQIGSSLVGVLYILDEPSIGLHQKDNEKLIKTLRNLTNLGNTLIVVEHDEDTMYAADYIIDIGPGAGEHGGKIVAAGTVDEIIKCENSITGQYLSGKKKIEVPKERRKPNGKWIEVVGARENNLKNINVKFPLGVFTCVTGVSGSGKSTLVNEIFYKRLAMELHRAKQKPGSHKDIKGIKHIDKVIDIDQSPIGRTPRSNPATYTGVFDLIRDLFAKVPEAKIRGYQKGRFSFNVKGGRCEACRGDGIIKIEMHFLPDVYVPCDVCKGKRYNRETLEVKYKGKSISDVLEMTVEEALKFFENVPGIKRKLSTLYEVGLGYIKLGQPSTQLSGGEAQRVKLATELSKRSTGKTLYILDEPTTGLHIADIHKLIGVLNRLVEGGNTVLVIEHNLDVIKACDYIIDLGPDGGDRGGQVVGVGTPEEISKLPQSYTGIYLKKILEKA